AAGATCCAGACGCAGCAGGGCCGGACGGTCCGCACGCTGCTAGGGCCGCAGCAGAATCTGCAACAGTTGGATCTCCAGGAGGGCGACCAGGTGACGGTGATCGGCCGTCGCGGAACCATCAACGACCGCTCGGTCCTGATCGCCCAGCGGATCCAGTCCAACGGTCAGTCGGTGCAGGTCCAGTCGCAGGCCCTGCGGCAGGCCCAGCTCAAGCGCTACTCGGGCACGATCCAGCAGACGCGGACGATTTCGATCCAGGGCCAGGACCAGTCGTTCCTGGTGGCCAAGGTCCAGCTTGACCAGCAGGGTCAGACCGTTCCGGTGATCTTCGGTCCGCGACAGGAACTGGGAACCTCGCTGAACCAGGGCCAGCAGATTTCGATCCTGGCCAGCACCGGTCAACTGAACAACAAGCGGGTGCTGGTGGCCAACCAGTTCAGCAAGAACGGCCAGAAGTTCGACACCACGTTCAGCGACATGGGAAGCCGGCGGTTCAATTTCCAGACCTCCGGCGGCCAGCAGTTCCGCCAGAGCGCCCAGCAGGGCGGGAGCGGCCAGGGCTCTGAGTCTCAGCAGCAATCCGGTCGGAGTTGGAGCCAGCAGGATTCTCAGTCGCAGCAACGCTCGAGCCAACAGGACTGGGGCCAACAGGGCTCACCGTCTCAGCAGCGATCGCAGCAACCGCAGCGTTCGGGACAGCAGAGGGGGCAAGACGATTACTGAGCCCAGGGGCTTGGATCGGTTGACCTGACAGGCATCCGGGAAGTCGAGACCGGGCCTATGAAGCCCGGTCTCGGCCGCACCGGACCTTTGTTTGAGCGGGACGAACGGATCGGTGACGCAAGTATGGGAGAGGGCAAGGCCTATCGGCTGGGAGAGCCTGGATGTGGACGAAGCTGGGAAATTTCTGGGACACGCTTCGGACGAGCTACTGGTTCGTGCCGACGGGGATGGCCGTGGGAACCGTCGTGCTCTGGGTTGTGATGATCAGGATCGATCGCAATGTGCCACCGGGGTACACGGGAACCGCGTGGTGGGTCTACGGCGGAGGCATGGAGGGCGCGCGGGAAGTGCTCTCAACGGTAGCCGGATCGATGATCACCGTGGCGGGCGTTGTCTTTTCGATCACGATGGTGGCCCTGACGATGGCGGCCCAGCAGTTCGGTCCGCGGCTATTGCGGAGCTTCATGCGGGATCGGGGCAATCAGGTAGTGCTGGGCACGTTCGTTTCAACATTCCTCTACTGCCTGCTGGTGCTCCGGACCGTCAGGGAAGGGCGCGACGGCGAATTCGTGCCGCAGATCGCGGTGACGGTGGCGGTGGGGTTGGCGATTCTGAGCATCGCGGTGCTGATCTACTTCATCCACCACGCCTCGATGTCGCTGCAGTCGACCAGCGTGGTGCTGGCGGTGAGCCGGGACGCGGACCAGGTGATCGAACGGGTGTACCCGAAGGAGCTTTCGCCGCAGGAACGGGAACAGGATCAGCAACCGACCGACGGTGAGGCGGAGTCGACGCAGGCCGAATCGTCATCGGTGCGGGCCAACGTCAGCGGCTATCTGCAGGTGGTGGACGAGAGTTCGCTGATCGGATTGGCTCAGGAGCGGGACCTGGTGGTCACGCTGTCGCATCGGCCGGGGGATTTCGTGGTGCGTGACGCCGAAGTGGCGAAGGTCTGGCCCGCCGACCGGCTGGACCAGGAGGTTGAAGACGCGGTGCGTGACGCCCTGGTCATCGGCAAACATCGGACCTCGGCGCGGGATATCGCGTTCGTCATCAGCCAGTTTTCGGAGGTGGCGGTGCGTTCGCTGTCGTCATCGATCAACGATCCGTACACGGCGACGGAGTGCGTGGACCGGCTGGGGGCGGCGCTGTCGAAACTGGCCGGCCGTTCGATGCCTCAGCGATACTCCCACGACGAGCGGGGCAGGCTCCGGCTGATTCACAAGCCCAACACCTTCATGACGATCGCCAACGAGACGATCGGAGATATCCGGCCGCATTGCCGTCACTCCAAGATGGTGACGCTGCGGCTGCTGGAGATGATCGAGGAGGTCGCCCGGCATGTCCACCGAAACGAGGACTGCGACGTGCTGCGGCGGCAGGCGGTGATGATCGAGCGCGGCAGCCGTGAAGGAATTGAAGAGGAGTGGGACCGCCAGGAGGTCCGCGAGCGCTATGACCGGGCGATGCAATCGCTG
The window above is part of the Phycisphaerae bacterium genome. Proteins encoded here:
- a CDS encoding DUF2254 domain-containing protein — its product is MWTKLGNFWDTLRTSYWFVPTGMAVGTVVLWVVMIRIDRNVPPGYTGTAWWVYGGGMEGAREVLSTVAGSMITVAGVVFSITMVALTMAAQQFGPRLLRSFMRDRGNQVVLGTFVSTFLYCLLVLRTVREGRDGEFVPQIAVTVAVGLAILSIAVLIYFIHHASMSLQSTSVVLAVSRDADQVIERVYPKELSPQEREQDQQPTDGEAESTQAESSSVRANVSGYLQVVDESSLIGLAQERDLVVTLSHRPGDFVVRDAEVAKVWPADRLDQEVEDAVRDALVIGKHRTSARDIAFVISQFSEVAVRSLSSSINDPYTATECVDRLGAALSKLAGRSMPQRYSHDERGRLRLIHKPNTFMTIANETIGDIRPHCRHSKMVTLRLLEMIEEVARHVHRNEDCDVLRRQAVMIERGSREGIEEEWDRQEVRERYDRAMQSLEWQGRHEEPVVV